In one window of Photobacterium leiognathi DNA:
- the cgtA gene encoding Obg family GTPase CgtA, translating to MKFIDEAVIKVDAGDGGNGVVSFRTEKYIPKGGPDGGDGGDGGDVYLLADENFNTLIDYRFERFHAAERGENGRGGNCTGKRGADKVLTVPVGTRAVDEDTGEVIADLTEHGMKVMVAKGGFHGLGNTRFKSSVNRAPRQKTMGSAGEVRHLRLELLLLADVGMLGLPNAGKSTFIRAVSAAKPKVADYPFTTLVPSLGVVRVDSDRNFVVADIPGLIEGAADGAGLGIRFLKHLERCRVLLHMIDLLPVDGSDPVENAFTIINELEQYSDKLGNKPRWIVFNKADLLDEEEAQEKMTEVLEALAWEDKYYSISALNRMGTKELTYDLMEAIEALPREAYVEEETKEDKVDFKWDDYHAEQLKKAQDDDDDDDWDDWNEDDYDVEIIYKP from the coding sequence ATGAAGTTTATAGATGAAGCAGTTATCAAAGTTGATGCCGGTGACGGTGGTAACGGCGTAGTAAGTTTTCGTACTGAAAAGTATATCCCGAAAGGCGGTCCTGACGGTGGTGACGGTGGTGACGGCGGTGACGTTTACCTACTAGCTGATGAAAACTTTAATACGCTGATTGATTACCGTTTTGAACGTTTCCATGCTGCTGAGCGTGGTGAGAACGGTCGTGGTGGTAACTGTACAGGTAAACGTGGTGCCGATAAGGTGCTAACTGTGCCTGTAGGTACACGTGCTGTTGATGAAGATACAGGTGAAGTGATTGCCGATCTGACTGAGCACGGCATGAAAGTGATGGTGGCTAAAGGTGGTTTCCACGGCCTTGGTAACACTCGCTTTAAATCATCTGTAAACCGCGCGCCTCGTCAAAAGACCATGGGTAGTGCGGGTGAAGTTCGTCACCTTCGTCTCGAGCTATTACTATTAGCGGACGTAGGTATGCTTGGTTTACCGAATGCGGGTAAATCCACTTTCATTCGTGCTGTATCAGCGGCTAAGCCAAAAGTGGCTGATTACCCGTTTACAACCCTAGTACCAAGCCTAGGTGTGGTACGTGTGGATTCAGACCGTAATTTCGTGGTTGCTGATATTCCGGGTCTAATTGAAGGTGCTGCTGATGGTGCTGGCTTAGGTATTCGTTTCCTTAAGCACTTAGAGCGTTGTCGTGTACTACTTCACATGATCGATCTACTTCCTGTGGATGGCTCTGATCCAGTAGAAAACGCATTTACAATTATCAACGAACTTGAGCAATACAGCGATAAGCTTGGTAATAAGCCGCGTTGGATTGTCTTCAACAAAGCTGATCTGCTTGATGAAGAAGAAGCGCAAGAGAAAATGACTGAAGTACTCGAAGCCCTTGCTTGGGAAGATAAGTATTACAGCATTTCTGCACTTAATCGTATGGGCACGAAAGAGCTTACCTACGATCTGATGGAAGCAATTGAAGCATTGCCTCGCGAAGCGTACGTTGAAGAAGAAACGAAAGAAGATAAAGTTGACTTTAAGTGGGATGACTACCACGCAGAGCAGCTTAAGAAAGCGCAAGATGATGACGACGATGATGATTGGGATGATTGGAATGAAGATGATTACGATGTTGAAATCATCTACAAGCCATAA
- a CDS encoding TAXI family TRAP transporter solute-binding subunit, giving the protein MTLRKRVMLRLLTLAWCSVITTAYAQSFITIGTGPINGVYYPTGGAICKLVNQERQQHNLRCLVESTTGSIYNINKLKDQEFDFGIVQSDWQFHGYNGTNQFSSQGPYNKMRAILSLHDEPFNIIVRKDAGINNLEDLKGKRINIGETGSGDRATMKIVMDSLGWDHNDFQHVSIPPAERSEALCNNKIDAYIFLVGHPNGAIKEAAVYCNAKMISAKGKNIEKIISTHPFYAKSITPNGIYKGINKDIESFGVSATLISSTDVSDETVYALTKSIFENFDTFKRLHPAFANLNKTDMLKNGLSIPFHSGAVRYYQEAGYLQVNEQY; this is encoded by the coding sequence ATGACATTAAGAAAAAGAGTAATGCTTAGGCTGTTAACACTCGCTTGGTGCAGTGTTATAACCACCGCCTATGCACAAAGCTTTATCACTATCGGGACTGGCCCTATTAATGGCGTTTACTACCCGACAGGTGGTGCCATCTGTAAGCTCGTCAATCAAGAGCGCCAACAACACAATTTACGTTGTTTGGTCGAATCGACAACAGGATCGATATACAACATCAACAAACTTAAAGATCAAGAATTTGACTTTGGGATCGTGCAATCTGATTGGCAATTTCATGGCTATAACGGCACCAATCAATTTAGCTCTCAAGGCCCATATAATAAAATGCGTGCGATCCTGTCGCTGCATGATGAGCCTTTTAATATCATTGTCCGTAAAGACGCTGGTATTAATAACTTAGAAGATCTGAAAGGCAAAAGGATCAATATTGGTGAAACAGGATCCGGCGATAGGGCTACCATGAAAATCGTCATGGATAGTCTCGGATGGGATCATAATGATTTTCAACATGTCTCCATTCCACCAGCAGAACGTTCAGAAGCATTATGTAATAACAAAATAGATGCTTATATCTTTTTGGTTGGTCATCCTAATGGCGCAATAAAAGAAGCTGCGGTGTACTGTAATGCGAAAATGATCTCAGCAAAGGGAAAAAATATCGAGAAAATCATTTCAACGCACCCTTTCTACGCCAAATCCATTACCCCTAATGGAATTTATAAAGGGATCAACAAAGATATTGAAAGCTTTGGTGTTTCAGCCACCCTAATCTCAAGCACAGATGTCTCAGACGAAACAGTTTACGCTCTCACAAAATCTATCTTTGAAAACTTTGATACCTTTAAACGTCTTCATCCCGCGTTTGCGAATTTAAACAAAACCGATATGCTAAAAAATGGTTTATCTATTCCCTTTCACTCCGGTGCGGTTCGCTATTATCAAGAAGCAGGCTATCTGCAAGTAAATGAGCAGTATTAA
- the ispB gene encoding octaprenyl diphosphate synthase, whose translation MDFKAIQALTANDMAQVDAKIQAQLNSDVALINQLGFYIVSSGGKRLRPMLAVLAARALGYDGEKHTTAAAFVEFIHTATLLHDDVVDESDMRRGKETANAAFGNAASVLVGDYIYTRSFQMMTSLRSLKILDIMSEATNVIAEGEVLQLMNCNDPDTTEDSYMQVIYSKTARLFEASTQIAAIIADAPAEIELAFQEYGRYLGTAFQLIDDVLDYIADGKEMGKNVGDDLAEGKPTLPLLHAMHHGNAEQAAMIREAIEKANGMEKLDAILACMHEHGSLEYTQKRAEEEAEKAIAALAPIADSDYKEALIALAHMAVQRNK comes from the coding sequence ATGGATTTTAAAGCTATCCAAGCGCTCACCGCCAACGATATGGCCCAGGTCGACGCGAAGATACAAGCGCAACTTAACTCTGATGTTGCTCTTATCAATCAACTAGGTTTCTACATTGTCAGTAGTGGTGGCAAACGCCTACGCCCAATGCTAGCTGTACTTGCAGCTCGTGCATTAGGTTACGATGGTGAAAAACATACAACTGCAGCCGCTTTTGTTGAATTTATTCACACCGCAACATTATTGCACGATGATGTGGTTGATGAATCAGACATGCGTCGTGGAAAAGAAACCGCCAATGCTGCCTTTGGCAATGCTGCTAGCGTACTGGTTGGTGACTATATTTATACTCGCTCATTCCAAATGATGACAAGCCTACGATCTTTAAAGATCCTCGACATCATGAGTGAAGCTACCAACGTGATCGCAGAAGGTGAAGTATTACAGTTAATGAACTGTAACGATCCTGACACGACAGAAGATAGCTACATGCAAGTTATCTACTCAAAAACAGCACGTTTATTTGAAGCATCGACTCAAATCGCAGCAATTATTGCAGATGCTCCAGCTGAAATCGAACTTGCCTTCCAAGAGTACGGTCGTTACTTAGGTACAGCATTCCAACTTATCGATGATGTACTTGACTATATTGCTGATGGTAAAGAAATGGGCAAAAACGTGGGTGATGATTTAGCAGAAGGTAAACCGACGCTACCATTGCTTCATGCGATGCACCACGGTAATGCTGAACAAGCAGCGATGATCCGAGAAGCGATTGAGAAAGCCAACGGCATGGAGAAACTAGATGCTATTCTAGCTTGCATGCATGAACATGGCTCACTGGAATACACTCAAAAACGTGCAGAAGAAGAAGCAGAGAAAGCCATTGCAGCCTTAGCGCCTATTGCTGACTCTGACTATAAAGAAGCATTAATTGCACTGGCTCATATGGCGGTACAACGCAATAAATAA
- the rpmA gene encoding 50S ribosomal protein L27, with protein sequence MAHKKAGGSTNNGRDSESKRLGVKRFGGESVLAGNIIVRQRGTKFHAGNNVGLGKDHTLFALSDGKVKFEVKGPKNRKFVSIEAE encoded by the coding sequence ATGGCACACAAAAAAGCTGGCGGTTCTACTAACAACGGTCGCGATTCAGAAAGCAAACGCCTAGGTGTTAAGCGTTTTGGTGGCGAATCTGTACTAGCAGGTAACATCATCGTTCGTCAACGTGGTACTAAGTTCCACGCTGGTAACAATGTTGGCCTAGGTAAAGACCACACTCTATTCGCTCTATCTGACGGTAAAGTGAAGTTCGAAGTTAAAGGTCCTAAGAACCGTAAATTCGTATCTATCGAAGCTGAATAA
- a CDS encoding threonine/serine exporter family protein: MNALLELLIALGNDMLFAMIPAVGFALVFNVPPKALKYCAIGGGLGHGTRFLLMHWGMPIEWATLAAATVVGMIGVHWSHRFLAHPKVFTVAAMIPMVPGVFAYKAMIAIVEINHRGFSMELWGLMIENVLKAIFIVAALAIGLAMPGLLFYRRRPVV, translated from the coding sequence ATGAATGCGTTGTTGGAGCTTCTGATCGCGCTTGGTAATGATATGTTATTTGCGATGATCCCTGCGGTTGGCTTTGCATTAGTGTTCAATGTACCGCCAAAAGCGCTGAAGTACTGTGCTATCGGTGGCGGATTAGGACATGGCACTCGCTTTCTTTTAATGCATTGGGGGATGCCGATTGAATGGGCAACACTTGCCGCTGCTACTGTGGTGGGAATGATTGGTGTGCATTGGTCACATCGCTTTTTAGCTCACCCTAAAGTGTTTACGGTCGCTGCGATGATCCCTATGGTACCCGGCGTGTTTGCTTATAAGGCAATGATTGCGATAGTCGAGATCAATCACCGCGGCTTTTCGATGGAATTATGGGGATTGATGATTGAGAACGTATTAAAAGCGATCTTTATTGTTGCGGCATTAGCGATTGGTTTAGCGATGCCGGGATTATTGTTCTATCGACGTCGTCCTGTGGTATAA
- the argR gene encoding transcriptional regulator ArgR, with the protein MRNSDKQERLVKAFKAILKEEKFSSQGEIVDTLKAQGFDNINQSKVSRMLTKFGAVRTRNAKMEMVYCLPVELGVPTTTSPLKDLVMDVGYNSALVVIHTGPGAAQVIARLLDSLGKAEGILGVVAGDDTIFITPTNTVTTLELYDSVCELFEYSK; encoded by the coding sequence ATGCGAAATTCAGATAAACAAGAGCGCTTAGTAAAAGCGTTTAAAGCAATTCTAAAGGAAGAAAAATTTAGCTCTCAAGGTGAGATCGTTGACACCTTGAAGGCTCAGGGTTTCGATAATATCAACCAATCTAAAGTGTCTCGTATGCTAACCAAATTTGGTGCGGTACGTACACGTAATGCAAAAATGGAAATGGTGTATTGTCTACCTGTTGAGTTAGGCGTCCCAACTACAACAAGTCCATTAAAAGATCTTGTGATGGATGTTGGCTATAACAGCGCATTAGTGGTTATTCACACAGGTCCTGGAGCCGCTCAAGTGATCGCTCGTCTATTAGATTCACTTGGTAAAGCTGAAGGTATCCTTGGTGTAGTTGCTGGTGACGATACAATCTTTATCACCCCAACTAATACAGTAACGACACTTGAATTATACGATTCTGTGTGTGAGCTGTTTGAATACAGTAAGTAA
- a CDS encoding flavin prenyltransferase UbiX, whose product MTDKRITLAWTGASGAPYGLRLLECLLAANYQVYLLISSAARVVLATEHGLKLSASPDKAREQLVEHLHCDADKLIVCGKDDWFSPVASGSAAPKQMVVCPCSAGSLASIAYGMSDNLIERAADVVIKERGQLLLVVRETPFSTIHLENMLKLSKLGVTVMPAAPGFYHQPQSIDDLIDFMVARILDHLGVEQGLVPRWGYDQR is encoded by the coding sequence ATGACGGATAAGCGTATAACGCTTGCATGGACTGGCGCATCGGGTGCTCCTTATGGGCTGCGACTGTTAGAATGTTTATTGGCAGCTAATTATCAGGTGTACTTACTGATTTCATCGGCTGCACGTGTGGTTTTAGCAACAGAGCATGGTTTGAAGTTATCGGCATCGCCAGATAAAGCGCGTGAACAACTGGTGGAGCATCTTCATTGTGATGCTGACAAACTGATTGTTTGCGGTAAAGATGACTGGTTCTCACCTGTGGCATCTGGCTCGGCAGCTCCGAAACAAATGGTTGTTTGTCCATGCTCGGCAGGATCATTAGCATCTATTGCTTATGGGATGTCTGATAATCTGATTGAGCGTGCTGCAGATGTGGTGATCAAAGAGCGAGGCCAGTTATTGCTGGTGGTACGTGAAACACCATTTTCCACGATCCATTTAGAAAATATGCTGAAATTATCAAAGCTCGGCGTGACGGTAATGCCTGCTGCTCCCGGTTTTTATCACCAACCTCAGTCAATTGATGATTTGATTGATTTTATGGTGGCTCGAATTCTCGATCACCTTGGTGTGGAGCAAGGTCTCGTTCCTCGATGGGGATACGATCAACGCTAA
- a CDS encoding threonine/serine ThrE exporter family protein produces MEREIVPLSEPEQREITRLAISAGQRLLQHGAESALVMDVTRRLGLALGVESVEVSLSASSMVISTRHMGSCITTTRQCRDGGINMQIVTEIQRICILTERGLMDLRDVHNKLELIQPPRYPRLLVIIMIGLSCASFSRLAGGDWPVFFVTFIASSIGMFVRQEIAHCHFNPLINFAFTAFVTTLISGFAQVYQIGDKPFIAMASSVLMLVPGFPLINAVADMVKGYPSMGLARWTMASLLTLATCIGIVAAMNVLNVWGWLL; encoded by the coding sequence ATGGAGCGTGAAATAGTCCCACTTTCGGAGCCTGAGCAAAGAGAAATTACACGATTAGCCATATCGGCTGGTCAGCGTCTATTACAGCATGGCGCAGAAAGCGCTTTGGTAATGGACGTAACACGACGTTTAGGGCTGGCATTAGGGGTAGAAAGTGTTGAGGTATCGCTATCTGCTAGTTCAATGGTGATTAGCACTCGTCACATGGGAAGCTGCATTACCACCACTCGCCAATGCCGAGACGGTGGGATCAACATGCAGATTGTCACTGAGATCCAACGGATCTGCATTTTGACTGAACGTGGATTAATGGATCTTAGAGATGTTCATAACAAACTCGAGCTAATTCAGCCTCCACGTTATCCTCGTTTATTAGTGATCATCATGATCGGCCTTTCTTGTGCTTCATTTAGTCGCTTAGCAGGTGGCGATTGGCCTGTTTTCTTTGTTACCTTTATTGCCTCTTCTATTGGTATGTTTGTCCGTCAAGAAATTGCCCATTGTCATTTCAACCCTTTGATAAACTTTGCTTTCACCGCATTTGTCACCACGCTTATTTCAGGATTTGCTCAGGTGTACCAAATAGGCGATAAGCCTTTTATCGCCATGGCGTCTTCCGTTTTAATGCTCGTACCGGGTTTTCCTTTAATTAATGCGGTCGCTGATATGGTGAAAGGGTATCCATCAATGGGCTTAGCACGATGGACGATGGCGAGTTTACTGACGCTTGCCACTTGCATTGGTATTGTTGCTGCGATGAACGTACTGAATGTGTGGGGGTGGTTATTATGA
- the rplU gene encoding 50S ribosomal protein L21, with amino-acid sequence MYAVFQSGGKQHRVSEGQTLRLEKLDAETGASIEFDSVLLVANGEEVTVGAPFVAGGKVTAEVVTHGRGDKVKIVKFRRRKHSRKQMGHRQWFTEVKITGISA; translated from the coding sequence ATGTACGCTGTTTTCCAAAGTGGTGGTAAACAACACCGTGTAAGCGAAGGCCAAACCTTACGCTTAGAAAAACTAGACGCTGAAACTGGCGCTAGCATTGAATTCGACTCAGTACTTCTAGTAGCTAACGGCGAAGAAGTTACTGTAGGCGCACCTTTTGTAGCTGGCGGTAAAGTAACTGCTGAAGTTGTTACTCACGGTCGTGGCGATAAAGTTAAAATCGTTAAGTTCCGTCGTCGTAAGCACTCTCGTAAGCAAATGGGCCACCGTCAGTGGTTCACTGAAGTCAAAATTACTGGCATCAGCGCTTAA
- the mdh gene encoding malate dehydrogenase, protein MKVAVIGAAGGIGQALALLLKNRLPAGSDLALYDIAPVTPGVAADLSHIPTPVTIKGYAGEDPTPALEGADVVLISAGVARKPGMDRADLFNVNAGIVKSLAEKIAVVCPEACVGIITNPVNTTVPIAADVLKKAGVYNKRKLFGITTLDVIRSETFVAELKDKAPCDIRVPVIGGHSGVTILPLLSQVEGVEFTEEEIKALTPRIQNAGTEVVEAKAGGGSATLSMGQAACRFGLALVRALQGEQGIVECAYVEGDGKYARFFAQPVLLGKEGVEEVMDYGSLSDFEQSAMESMLETLKGDITLGEEFAAK, encoded by the coding sequence ATGAAAGTTGCTGTAATTGGCGCTGCTGGTGGTATCGGTCAAGCACTTGCTCTGCTACTTAAAAACCGTCTACCTGCTGGCTCAGATCTTGCCCTGTATGACATTGCACCGGTTACGCCGGGTGTTGCTGCAGATCTTAGCCATATCCCAACCCCTGTTACTATCAAAGGCTATGCAGGTGAAGATCCAACACCAGCATTAGAAGGGGCTGATGTTGTCCTTATTTCTGCAGGTGTTGCACGTAAACCAGGTATGGATCGTGCGGATCTGTTTAACGTAAACGCAGGTATCGTTAAATCATTAGCAGAAAAAATTGCAGTAGTGTGTCCAGAAGCTTGCGTAGGTATTATCACTAACCCTGTTAATACAACAGTGCCAATCGCGGCAGATGTATTAAAGAAAGCTGGCGTTTATAACAAACGTAAACTGTTCGGTATTACAACGCTTGATGTGATCCGTTCTGAAACGTTTGTTGCTGAGCTAAAAGATAAAGCACCTTGTGATATTCGTGTTCCTGTTATTGGCGGTCACTCAGGCGTTACTATCTTGCCTCTATTATCACAGGTTGAAGGTGTTGAGTTTACTGAAGAAGAAATCAAAGCACTGACACCACGTATCCAAAATGCGGGTACTGAAGTGGTTGAAGCTAAAGCTGGTGGTGGTTCTGCAACACTTTCTATGGGTCAGGCGGCATGTCGCTTTGGTCTTGCACTTGTTCGTGCGCTGCAAGGTGAGCAAGGTATTGTCGAATGTGCTTATGTTGAAGGTGATGGTAAGTATGCCCGTTTCTTTGCACAGCCTGTGCTTCTAGGTAAAGAAGGCGTGGAAGAAGTCATGGACTACGGTTCATTAAGTGACTTTGAGCAATCTGCAATGGAGAGCATGCTAGAGACGCTAAAAGGCGATATTACGCTAGGTGAAGAGTTCGCAGCGAAGTAA
- a CDS encoding IS4 family transposase has product MTYIEPTLWAQKQFGQADLNDPRRTQRLVALATSLAEQPGIPISKLIISPADMEGAYRFIHNDQIKAEDIAEAGFYVTAQEAFEQQTLLALEDTTSLSYSHHSIQDTLGHSNQGNRHRAMFVHSTLLFAPETHTVVGLIEQQRWTRDIEKRGQRHQHATRPYKEKESYKWEQASRHVAERLGEKMSEVISVCDREADLFEYLTYKHEQQQRFIVRSMQSRCIEEHDNRLYDYASKLLSAGSKELKIPQKGGRKSRTAHLDIKYAPVTLKSPANKKEFDNISLYYVGCIEQGESDDKLAWHLLTSEPVTNKEEALNIVSYYERRWLIEDFHKAWKSEGTQVEQLRMQSKDNLERLSVILAFIATRLLQLRFMNESKELSSSCCERVLKGKAWKLMWLKLEKKKLPKEAPNISWAYKSIARLGGWKDTKRTGRASVKTLWQGWFRLQTILEGYELAKYLEHNDL; this is encoded by the coding sequence ATGACCTATATAGAACCAACGCTTTGGGCTCAAAAACAATTCGGTCAAGCCGATCTTAATGACCCAAGACGCACTCAAAGACTCGTTGCTCTAGCTACCTCTCTGGCTGAACAACCTGGTATCCCTATCTCAAAACTCATCATCTCCCCAGCCGATATGGAAGGGGCTTATCGCTTTATTCATAATGACCAAATCAAAGCAGAAGATATTGCAGAAGCTGGATTCTATGTCACAGCACAAGAAGCTTTTGAACAACAAACACTGCTTGCATTGGAAGATACCACTTCTCTAAGTTACTCACATCACAGCATACAAGATACACTCGGGCATTCCAATCAAGGTAATCGACACCGAGCAATGTTCGTTCATTCAACGTTGCTTTTTGCTCCCGAAACTCACACTGTAGTTGGTTTAATCGAACAACAACGCTGGACCCGAGATATTGAAAAACGTGGTCAAAGACACCAGCACGCAACTCGACCATACAAAGAAAAAGAAAGTTATAAATGGGAACAAGCATCTCGCCATGTTGCAGAGCGACTAGGCGAGAAAATGTCAGAGGTTATTTCTGTATGTGATAGAGAAGCCGATTTATTCGAGTACCTCACTTACAAGCACGAGCAACAACAACGATTTATCGTTCGCTCAATGCAAAGTCGCTGTATCGAGGAGCATGATAATCGTCTTTATGACTACGCTTCCAAGTTGTTATCAGCAGGAAGCAAAGAGCTAAAAATACCGCAAAAAGGCGGTCGTAAGTCTCGCACGGCTCATCTAGACATCAAATATGCTCCCGTGACACTTAAGTCTCCCGCTAATAAAAAAGAGTTCGATAATATCTCTCTCTACTATGTTGGATGTATAGAGCAAGGTGAGAGTGACGACAAGCTCGCATGGCATTTACTGACATCAGAGCCTGTAACGAACAAAGAGGAAGCACTTAACATCGTCAGTTATTATGAGCGTCGTTGGCTGATAGAAGATTTTCACAAGGCTTGGAAAAGTGAAGGCACGCAAGTTGAACAACTGAGAATGCAAAGTAAAGATAACTTAGAAAGGCTCAGTGTTATTTTGGCATTTATTGCTACTCGTTTACTCCAGTTAAGATTTATGAACGAATCTAAAGAGTTATCTAGTAGTTGTTGTGAACGGGTGTTAAAAGGTAAAGCGTGGAAGCTTATGTGGTTAAAATTGGAGAAGAAAAAACTGCCCAAAGAAGCACCAAATATATCGTGGGCTTACAAAAGTATTGCACGGTTAGGTGGTTGGAAAGATACCAAGCGGACGGGTCGCGCTTCTGTAAAGACATTATGGCAAGGATGGTTTAGGTTACAAACCATCCTTGAAGGATATGAATTAGCTAAGTATCTTGAACACAATGACTTGTGA
- the folA gene encoding type 3 dihydrofolate reductase: MKISMIAAMAHDRVIGKENAMPWHLPADFAWFKQCTLGKPVVMGRKTFESIGRPLPGRHNIVISRNPDFHAEGITVVGDINAAKQAAGDVEELMIIGGGSIYQACLAQADCLYLTFIDADLDGDTRFPEWGDGWHQVSTEHYAADEKNAYAMDFTVLERD, from the coding sequence ATGAAGATCAGTATGATCGCTGCAATGGCACATGATCGAGTAATTGGAAAAGAAAATGCGATGCCATGGCATTTGCCTGCTGATTTTGCTTGGTTTAAACAATGTACTTTAGGGAAGCCTGTGGTGATGGGGCGTAAGACCTTTGAATCGATAGGTCGTCCACTACCGGGTCGCCATAATATCGTGATCAGCCGAAATCCTGACTTTCATGCTGAAGGGATCACGGTGGTCGGTGATATTAATGCCGCAAAGCAAGCGGCTGGCGATGTTGAAGAGCTGATGATTATCGGTGGTGGCAGTATTTACCAAGCTTGTTTAGCGCAAGCCGATTGTTTGTATTTGACGTTCATTGATGCTGATCTTGATGGTGATACACGCTTTCCTGAATGGGGGGATGGCTGGCATCAAGTGAGTACAGAGCACTATGCTGCTGATGAAAAAAATGCGTATGCGATGGACTTTACTGTGCTTGAACGTGATTAA
- a CDS encoding DMT family transporter — protein MRDRGPMIGFFLALTTAVFWGALPIAMKQAVEVMDPFTIVWYRFITASVGLGLLLGWKKQLPSVSNIGRVGGLILLVASLGLAGNFVLFNRSLQYLNPPVVQVIIQLAPVGLLVTSAWVFKEKLAKHQIIGVSCLLGGLLLFFNERLIELFTSFSGYTLGVSLAVAAAVVWVVYGLAQKWLLRQFTSAQILLMIYVICALILTPMAQPEQIFAMDDRQLAMLMFCCINTLVGYGAFAEAMSRWQASQVSAVITLTPLFTILFVDLASLACPQYVAAVTLNIWGYLGAMVVVSGAICCAIGHKFIRQHK, from the coding sequence ATGCGCGATCGTGGCCCTATGATCGGCTTTTTCCTCGCATTAACAACGGCAGTCTTTTGGGGCGCGTTACCAATTGCGATGAAGCAAGCTGTTGAAGTAATGGACCCTTTTACCATCGTTTGGTATCGATTTATTACTGCCTCTGTGGGCTTAGGCCTACTGTTAGGCTGGAAAAAACAGTTACCAAGCGTGTCAAATATTGGACGAGTAGGTGGATTGATATTACTGGTTGCAAGCTTGGGGCTTGCAGGTAATTTCGTTCTATTTAATCGCTCGTTGCAATACCTTAATCCACCTGTTGTACAAGTCATTATCCAATTAGCGCCTGTGGGGCTGTTGGTGACCAGTGCATGGGTGTTTAAAGAAAAGCTCGCCAAACATCAGATCATTGGTGTGAGTTGTTTACTTGGCGGCCTTTTATTGTTTTTTAACGAACGCTTAATTGAGTTGTTTACCAGTTTTTCTGGTTATACTCTAGGTGTGAGTTTAGCTGTGGCGGCTGCTGTTGTGTGGGTGGTATATGGCCTTGCACAGAAGTGGTTATTAAGGCAGTTTACATCAGCACAAATTTTGCTGATGATCTATGTGATCTGTGCCTTGATCTTAACGCCGATGGCACAACCTGAACAGATCTTTGCAATGGATGATCGTCAACTTGCGATGTTGATGTTCTGTTGTATTAATACGCTTGTTGGCTATGGTGCCTTTGCTGAAGCAATGTCACGTTGGCAAGCCTCGCAAGTGAGTGCAGTGATCACGCTGACTCCTTTGTTTACTATATTATTTGTCGATCTCGCCAGCCTTGCTTGTCCACAATATGTTGCAGCGGTGACGCTGAATATCTGGGGTTACCTCGGAGCAATGGTAGTGGTAAGCGGTGCGATATGCTGTGCTATAGGCCATAAATTTATTCGCCAGCACAAATAA